One stretch of Shewanella sp. Arc9-LZ DNA includes these proteins:
- a CDS encoding IS3-like element ISShfr6 family transposase (programmed frameshift) — protein MRSTTRKTFSAEFKLEAAQLVLDKNHSIIEAAKAMNVGKSTMDKWVRQLKLERQGGTPKASPITPEQIEIRELKKQVARLEEHNLIPKKGYRSLDVRLDEQFTLISALKQSHSILTICNAFKVHRSSYKYWLKRKEHIDADFTILCSEVKAAHRISNGSAGARTIAQLVTNKGINLSRYRARNLMRKLGLLSCQQPKHSYRKAAQEHVAIPNTLNRQFAVTQPDQVWCGDVTYVWVGNRWAYLAVVLDLFSRKPVGWALSLSPDSELTSKALKMAFELRGKPENVIYHSDQGSHYTSLKFRQLLWRLQIEQSMSRRGNCWDNAPMERFFRSLKSEWVPASGYGNFTEADKAITNYITGYYSETRPHQYNGGLTPNESERLYWNDSKTVANIT, from the exons ATGAGATCGACAACCCGAAAAACATTTAGTGCTGAATTCAAACTTGAAGCAGCCCAATTAGTTCTAGATAAAAACCATAGCATCATCGAAGCTGCAAAGGCGATGAACGTGGGTAAATCAACCATGGATAAATGGGTGAGACAGTTAAAACTAGAACGCCAGGGTGGCACGCCAAAAGCCTCTCCCATTACCCCTGAACAAATTGAAATCCGTGAACTGAAGAAACAGGTAGCCCGTCTTGAGGAGCATAATCTTATTC CTAAAAAAGGCTACCGCTCTCTTGATGTCAGACTCGATGAACAATTTACGCTGATCAGCGCACTCAAGCAGAGCCACTCTATTCTCACAATTTGTAATGCATTCAAAGTGCATCGAAGTAGCTATAAATATTGGCTAAAAAGAAAAGAACATATCGATGCTGATTTTACAATTTTATGCAGTGAAGTGAAGGCCGCGCATCGTATTAGTAATGGCTCTGCCGGTGCTCGAACGATAGCGCAATTAGTGACTAACAAAGGGATTAATCTCAGTCGTTATCGAGCCCGTAATCTAATGAGAAAGCTTGGATTATTAAGCTGTCAGCAACCTAAGCATTCTTATAGGAAAGCTGCACAAGAGCATGTAGCGATCCCAAACACGCTTAATCGACAGTTTGCAGTAACTCAACCAGATCAAGTGTGGTGTGGTGATGTGACGTATGTTTGGGTCGGTAATCGTTGGGCATATTTAGCCGTTGTTTTAGACTTATTTTCCCGCAAACCTGTTGGGTGGGCTTTGTCATTATCGCCTGACAGCGAGCTGACCTCTAAAGCCTTGAAAATGGCATTTGAGTTAAGGGGGAAACCTGAGAATGTGATATATCACAGCGACCAAGGTTCACATTACACAAGCTTGAAATTCAGACAGTTATTATGGCGTCTTCAGATTGAGCAAAGCATGAGTCGTCGCGGGAATTGTTGGGATAATGCACCAATGGAGCGTTTCTTTAGAAGTTTGAAATCTGAATGGGTACCCGCAAGTGGCTATGGGAATTTTACAGAAGCAGACAAAGCGATCACAAATTACATCACTGGATATTACAGTGAAACTAGACCCCATCAATATAATGGTGGGTTAACGCCAAATGAGTCAGAACGTTTATATTGGAATGACTCTAAAACCGTGGCCAATATTACTTGA
- a CDS encoding TetR/AcrR family transcriptional regulator, producing MTKTHTSLNNIEQVSLSRSEQKRAQVLESAIDLFCHQGFPNTSMDEVAKHAGVSKQTVYSHFGSKDDLFVSAIESKCVVHQLTGEALIDAANPQRVILQFALQFGEMIVSKETMTVFKTCVAQADTHPEVSRLFYDAGPKHVLGLIRNYLKKVNEHGEYFFENPHESAVRLCLMLFGELKLRLELGLEIGDLLTTRQQYLQDTAEMFLRAHQVDVK from the coding sequence ATGACAAAAACACACACATCGCTTAATAACATTGAACAGGTTAGTTTGAGCCGCAGTGAGCAAAAGCGGGCTCAAGTACTTGAGTCTGCGATTGACCTTTTTTGCCATCAGGGTTTTCCTAATACCAGCATGGACGAAGTGGCAAAACATGCCGGTGTATCAAAACAAACCGTTTACTCTCACTTTGGTTCCAAAGATGATTTGTTTGTTTCTGCGATTGAGTCTAAATGTGTGGTGCATCAACTCACTGGCGAAGCTTTAATTGATGCTGCAAATCCACAACGGGTTATTTTGCAGTTTGCTCTGCAATTTGGTGAAATGATTGTTAGCAAAGAAACCATGACAGTATTTAAAACTTGCGTAGCTCAAGCCGACACTCACCCAGAAGTGTCTAGATTGTTTTATGACGCAGGCCCCAAGCATGTGCTCGGACTGATTAGAAATTACTTAAAAAAGGTTAATGAGCATGGCGAATACTTTTTTGAAAATCCGCACGAAAGCGCAGTTAGATTGTGTTTAATGTTATTTGGCGAACTAAAATTACGCCTAGAGTTAGGCTTAGAGATAGGTGATTTACTGACAACCAGACAACAATACTTGCAAGATACTGCCGAGATGTTTTTGCGAGCTCATCAAGTTGACGTAAAATAA
- a CDS encoding FlgO family outer membrane protein has product MINRLFISTVMLASLSLAACTQTPNAANNLAFSNNGKFVKIVDEDEVYHDKLAYDIQAAGISPKGQVNVWAEKLVNELVLQNDALRPDQPLLISTPVMTSNFNATNELALQLQQGLLAAFHAHEFNLVDLNVATNLRATEQGEFMLSRNWELLRADLPVSHVLVSTMTLTPEGIVFNGRVINVTNNRVLSAVQSFVAASSLSGYLQHSEMVESRNGLLYRHENKGDSRYTVLGDKL; this is encoded by the coding sequence ATGATTAACAGGCTTTTTATCTCCACGGTCATGCTTGCGTCGTTATCGCTAGCTGCATGCACCCAAACGCCTAATGCTGCTAATAACCTTGCCTTTAGTAATAACGGTAAATTTGTCAAAATCGTCGACGAAGATGAGGTTTATCACGATAAGCTGGCTTATGATATTCAGGCTGCGGGAATATCACCTAAAGGCCAAGTGAATGTGTGGGCAGAAAAGTTAGTCAACGAGTTAGTGTTACAAAATGACGCCTTGCGCCCAGATCAACCACTGCTAATTTCTACGCCAGTGATGACCAGCAATTTTAATGCGACCAATGAATTAGCATTGCAGTTACAACAAGGGTTACTCGCAGCGTTCCACGCTCATGAATTTAATTTAGTCGATTTAAATGTGGCGACAAATTTGCGCGCCACAGAACAAGGCGAGTTTATGTTGAGCCGCAACTGGGAACTGTTGCGTGCAGATTTGCCGGTATCGCATGTATTAGTGTCAACCATGACCCTCACCCCTGAAGGTATTGTGTTTAACGGCCGAGTGATTAATGTGACCAATAATCGCGTCCTTTCAGCGGTGCAATCATTTGTGGCAGCATCGAGCTTATCAGGTTATTTACAGCATTCTGAAATGGTTGAGTCACGCAATGGTTTACTGTATCGCCACGAGAATAAGGGCGACAGTCGTTACACCGTATTAGGAGATAAGCTATGA
- a CDS encoding N-acetylneuraminate synthase family protein, producing MTTHSPIFIAEVSSNHHRDLQRCIEFIKTAADIGCDAVKFQLFQIEQLFAPEILAKSETHRKRKDWELPVSFLPELKQSCDEYSIQFSCTPFYLDAVAELAPYVDFYKIASYELLWTDLLVACAKTGLPVVLSTGMATLEEIDKAVLTLKENGAKDITLLHCVSAYPTPENECNLAVLESFRNRYQVNVGWSDHTVSSAVLNRAVHKWQADVIEFHLDLDEKGDEYASGHCWLPQQIAPVIRGAKIIESIDGNPIKQFVPCETSDREWRADPIDGLRPLKKIRASFQG from the coding sequence ATGACTACACATTCACCTATTTTTATCGCTGAAGTCTCTAGTAACCATCATAGAGACTTACAGCGTTGTATTGAGTTTATTAAAACCGCTGCAGACATTGGTTGTGATGCCGTAAAGTTTCAGCTTTTTCAAATAGAGCAACTTTTCGCTCCCGAGATTCTGGCTAAAAGTGAAACGCATCGAAAGCGCAAAGATTGGGAACTCCCTGTCAGTTTTTTGCCTGAATTAAAACAAAGTTGTGATGAGTATAGTATTCAGTTTTCTTGCACCCCCTTCTATTTAGATGCAGTGGCAGAACTTGCTCCATATGTTGATTTTTATAAGATAGCCTCCTACGAATTGCTATGGACTGATCTACTGGTAGCCTGTGCAAAAACTGGATTGCCGGTTGTTCTTTCAACTGGCATGGCCACTTTAGAAGAGATAGATAAAGCAGTACTCACATTAAAAGAAAATGGTGCTAAAGATATAACCTTACTCCATTGTGTATCTGCATACCCAACACCTGAGAATGAATGTAATCTTGCGGTATTAGAAAGCTTTAGAAATCGCTATCAAGTTAATGTTGGCTGGTCTGATCATACCGTTTCGAGTGCCGTACTCAACCGAGCTGTCCACAAATGGCAAGCCGATGTTATAGAGTTTCATTTAGATTTAGATGAGAAGGGCGATGAATATGCTTCTGGACATTGTTGGTTGCCACAACAGATTGCGCCAGTGATCCGTGGTGCTAAGATAATTGAGTCTATCGATGGTAATCCGATTAAACAGTTTGTACCCTGTGAAACGTCAGATAGAGAGTGGCGAGCTGATCCGATTGATGGCCTTCGACCTTTAAAGAAGATTAGAGCAAGCTTTCAAGGATAG
- a CDS encoding efflux RND transporter periplasmic adaptor subunit, whose product MYASKTFTPIIRYWALGLSLISLGGCGSEVKEHSQTTEYQTVLSQPLSLSDRYQHMQTYTGTIRSANTTGIGFELAGKLNNILVDSGDTVSKGQILAQLDTDLLTAEKQQLQASLLQTQADIDLAKSTLVRTQKLKKQNYVSEQQLDETQQQVISLQANQKRIEASLSATNLKIEKSTLLAPFNGKISQRFHNVGEVIALGSPVFTLVGNSQPVAYIGVPIDIARQLTAEQMVDVRVGKQTFIAKIAGISAEVNTISRTVQLRIHLPDSARVINGEIAYLAYQQDVQAPGYWVPMSALTDGVRGLWNVFALVEAEQGFYTIERRDVEIIYTNEQQAYIQGAIKPSDLIVSQGLHKLVVNQKVTLAQAEKAGAL is encoded by the coding sequence ATGTACGCGTCAAAGACATTCACCCCAATCATTCGATACTGGGCGCTAGGTTTAAGCTTAATCTCATTAGGCGGTTGTGGCTCTGAGGTAAAAGAGCATTCACAAACAACTGAGTATCAAACGGTATTGTCACAGCCTTTATCATTAAGCGACCGTTATCAACACATGCAAACTTATACGGGTACGATTCGCTCGGCCAATACCACCGGAATTGGCTTTGAGCTTGCGGGTAAACTCAATAATATCCTGGTTGATAGTGGCGATACGGTGAGTAAAGGACAAATATTAGCGCAGCTGGATACCGATTTATTAACTGCAGAAAAGCAGCAATTACAAGCCAGTTTATTACAAACTCAAGCGGATATAGATTTAGCAAAAAGCACCTTAGTTCGTACTCAGAAATTGAAAAAACAAAACTATGTGTCTGAACAGCAACTCGATGAAACCCAACAACAAGTTATCAGCTTACAAGCTAACCAAAAGCGTATAGAAGCCAGCTTAAGTGCGACTAATTTGAAAATTGAAAAATCAACCTTACTGGCCCCATTCAATGGAAAAATCAGTCAACGTTTTCATAATGTCGGTGAAGTGATTGCGCTAGGAAGTCCGGTTTTCACCTTAGTTGGTAACAGTCAGCCTGTGGCTTATATCGGTGTACCCATAGACATCGCACGGCAGTTAACCGCCGAGCAGATGGTAGATGTCCGTGTAGGTAAGCAAACCTTTATCGCTAAAATTGCCGGTATTAGTGCCGAGGTCAATACCATTAGTCGCACGGTTCAGTTGCGTATTCATTTGCCCGACTCAGCCAGAGTGATCAATGGCGAAATAGCTTATTTGGCGTATCAACAAGACGTGCAAGCACCTGGTTATTGGGTGCCTATGTCGGCATTAACCGATGGAGTGCGCGGATTATGGAACGTGTTTGCCTTAGTTGAGGCTGAGCAAGGTTTTTATACCATTGAGCGCCGCGATGTAGAGATTATCTATACCAATGAACAACAAGCGTATATTCAAGGTGCCATAAAACCAAGCGATTTAATTGTATCGCAAGGATTACATAAATTGGTCGTTAACCAGAAAGTCACTCTCGCTCAAGCTGAGAAAGCGGGGGCATTATGA
- a CDS encoding flagellar assembly protein FlgT produces the protein MLIRHSPANRTKTFNHLAVMAMLCVSAWCVTPSVLAEQIEVTGKAKIVNGDIDKAREDAISQALNYASLKAGVNFSSEQQINQGRLTQDTFQIQRMGSANNVELMSEMISQHTITVVLQLELSEQEPNAQCKSQSLKAAIMLPQAYLQEREQLRYGQLAHFEERITEQLGKAINAQSRYSFARLHADEKIDNTNQLVNFKGYRIPSWLGEITDSQYLLQPEIIDISTEPAQSSYMGFVEDDPLRQFIFKLTLYHGISGEVVWSESFATSAPWEFERQEIVSPANQRFWRSSYGQAISDILQQSVMSLDKQLNCRPLLGQIVARQGDRIIINLGRKNGVKMGDKFQIVLQKNIPDRFNSMRAIATKSRANVVIEQVTEDSSTAIFDGIDSADNIQVNDIAIKN, from the coding sequence ATGTTGATCCGACACAGCCCTGCTAACCGAACTAAAACCTTCAATCACCTTGCTGTAATGGCAATGCTATGTGTAAGTGCATGGTGTGTTACTCCGTCGGTATTGGCTGAACAAATTGAAGTGACTGGTAAGGCTAAAATCGTTAATGGCGATATAGATAAAGCCCGTGAAGACGCCATAAGCCAAGCGTTAAATTATGCCAGCTTAAAAGCCGGGGTTAACTTTTCCAGCGAACAACAAATCAACCAAGGTCGGCTTACTCAAGATACCTTTCAAATTCAGCGGATGGGATCGGCCAATAACGTTGAATTAATGAGTGAAATGATCAGCCAACACACCATTACCGTGGTGTTACAGCTTGAACTCAGCGAACAAGAACCTAACGCTCAATGTAAAAGCCAGTCTCTCAAGGCCGCGATTATGTTGCCACAAGCCTATTTACAAGAACGCGAACAGTTGCGTTATGGCCAATTAGCTCACTTTGAAGAGCGAATCACCGAGCAATTAGGTAAAGCTATCAATGCGCAGTCGCGATACAGTTTTGCACGACTACATGCAGATGAAAAAATTGATAACACCAATCAACTGGTCAACTTTAAAGGATATCGTATTCCCAGTTGGTTAGGCGAAATTACCGACAGCCAATATCTGCTGCAACCTGAAATCATTGATATTTCGACCGAACCTGCTCAAAGTAGTTATATGGGCTTTGTCGAGGATGATCCGTTAAGACAGTTTATATTTAAATTAACCCTTTACCACGGGATCAGCGGTGAAGTGGTGTGGTCAGAATCGTTCGCCACCTCAGCGCCTTGGGAATTTGAAAGACAAGAAATCGTCTCACCTGCTAACCAGCGGTTTTGGCGATCATCTTATGGTCAGGCGATCAGCGATATTTTACAGCAAAGCGTTATGTCGCTGGATAAGCAGTTAAACTGTCGTCCATTACTAGGCCAAATTGTTGCCAGGCAAGGGGATCGTATTATCATCAATTTAGGCCGTAAAAATGGCGTTAAAATGGGTGATAAGTTTCAAATCGTATTACAAAAAAATATCCCAGACAGATTTAATTCCATGCGTGCCATCGCCACTAAAAGTCGTGCCAATGTGGTTATCGAACAAGTTACCGAAGACAGCTCAACCGCAATATTTGACGGCATCGACAGTGCAGATAATATTCAAGTAAATGATATTGCGATTAAGAACTAA
- a CDS encoding DUF6268 family outer membrane beta-barrel protein — protein MTLYNVNVIQPKSLSTSAFSILLASGLLLSQHALAAPERSPFSLTVARTSTGTANVGADSNNPNQLQRDAWKTSFSASMPLNRQWSIGANLGYDNLDYDWDMNQNTLLRSSTEPWSTIHQYSAGLSLSYRLDNHWMFLIAPKLQYAYADTASSSNAQSYGVVASGMYRFDSGNMLGFGVAYLNDISEVRTVPYLAVRWQINDKWVLANPFQAGFSGPAGLELSYQYNRDWSFGVGSSKRTERFLIADDDKTIEVEEWVGFARAGWQATTNVSLNAYAGYYFGGEMELSYPDVTEDMENQAAFGLVFKLTF, from the coding sequence ATGACGCTTTATAACGTTAACGTAATTCAGCCAAAATCATTGAGTACATCAGCTTTTTCAATTTTGCTAGCATCGGGACTGTTGTTAAGTCAGCATGCTTTAGCAGCGCCAGAACGTTCACCATTTTCGCTCACTGTGGCTCGTACATCAACGGGTACCGCTAATGTTGGGGCTGATAGCAATAATCCTAATCAGTTACAGCGTGATGCTTGGAAGACCAGTTTTTCGGCCAGCATGCCACTCAATCGTCAGTGGTCAATTGGGGCAAATCTAGGCTACGATAATCTCGATTACGACTGGGATATGAACCAAAACACCCTGTTACGCAGCAGTACTGAACCTTGGTCAACCATACATCAGTACAGTGCTGGTTTATCGTTGTCTTACCGTCTTGATAATCATTGGATGTTTCTTATAGCCCCCAAACTGCAATACGCCTATGCCGATACAGCATCATCTTCAAATGCGCAAAGTTATGGTGTAGTTGCCTCGGGCATGTACCGCTTTGATTCCGGCAATATGCTGGGCTTTGGTGTTGCATACTTAAATGATATTTCAGAAGTGCGCACCGTACCTTATTTAGCCGTACGTTGGCAGATAAACGATAAGTGGGTACTTGCTAACCCGTTCCAAGCTGGTTTTAGTGGTCCTGCAGGATTAGAGTTAAGTTATCAGTATAACCGTGACTGGAGTTTCGGTGTGGGGAGTTCAAAGCGAACTGAACGTTTTTTAATTGCAGACGATGACAAAACCATTGAAGTAGAAGAATGGGTAGGCTTTGCTCGCGCAGGCTGGCAAGCAACGACTAATGTTAGTCTTAATGCATATGCTGGTTATTATTTTGGTGGCGAAATGGAGTTAAGTTATCCAGACGTTACTGAAGACATGGAAAACCAAGCCGCATTCGGTTTAGTGTTCAAATTGACGTTTTAA
- a CDS encoding LPP20 family lipoprotein, whose protein sequence is MKSLMLIMLLLLTGCVSKDKYVQWETEAPASFPTLTAIGYAPLATQPSKEPSHRILMAMQASKIAAYRELAEQVYGQKISANSDVSEWLLTDDNVKSSVSGIIRGAKVVKTYPSGEFYVTELALDFKQVWQLYEQQNRPKRVKEVTYF, encoded by the coding sequence ATGAAGTCGTTGATGTTAATTATGCTATTGTTGCTCACTGGCTGTGTGAGCAAAGATAAATATGTTCAGTGGGAAACCGAAGCGCCAGCCTCGTTCCCAACGCTAACGGCAATTGGTTATGCCCCGTTGGCGACCCAGCCCAGTAAAGAGCCATCACATCGTATTTTAATGGCGATGCAAGCTTCAAAAATTGCCGCTTACCGTGAGTTGGCTGAACAGGTATATGGACAAAAAATTTCGGCTAATAGCGACGTAAGTGAATGGTTACTAACTGACGACAACGTTAAATCTAGCGTGAGTGGTATTATTCGCGGCGCTAAAGTGGTTAAGACCTATCCTTCTGGTGAATTTTATGTCACGGAGCTAGCTCTGGACTTTAAACAAGTATGGCAGTTGTACGAACAACAAAATCGCCCTAAACGAGTAAAAGAAGTTACTTACTTTTAA
- a CDS encoding efflux RND transporter permease subunit, which produces MIKAFLENGRLTSLFIALLIVAGLGAISSLPRTEDPHITNRFSSVITQYPGASAERVEALVTEVLENQLRRLEDLKLVQSTSRPGISVIQLELKDTVTETDPVWSRARDLIADSKSLLPVEAQNSVLDDQLGYANTAILGLVWADDSPVRTDILNRYAKELQSRLRLLNGTDFVKLYGAPQEEILVELDGNKISQLHLTPASIAAILNNADSKISAGEVNNSQFRALVEVSGELDSQNRIRQVPLKVDDYGQIIRLGDVANISRQAKTPASSIALIDSQQGVLVSARMLNNNRVDVWQQHVSSAIDDFSVNLPTNIKVQWLFDQQSYTSDRLGDLVINLLQGFVIILVVLMLTLGLRNAVIVAISLPLTALFTLTCMKYTGLPIHQMSVTGLVVALGIMVDNAIVIVDAIAQRRQQGMSKLEAVSKTLHHLWLPLAGSTITTMLAFAPIVLMPGAAGEFVGGIAISVMFALLGSYIISHTIIAGLAGRFSRSEKPTAWYQQGMAFPRISQAFTASLQFALSRPILTAIVIGILPIAGFFAAGKMTEQFFPPSDRDMFQIEVYLAPHVSIDNTLEQVKLIDKKLQQIDDIIAATWVVGGNTPSFYYNLTQRQQGATNYAQAMIKVTDYAAANRLILQLQKEFDAQFPQAQILVRKLEQGPPFNAPVELRIYGPNLDTLKTLGEQVRGILVATPDVIHTRATLSSGAPKVWLQVNEDASLMSGLSLSDIANQIQMATTGIIGGSILEQTESLPIRVRLGDNSREQATRLAEINLVSPSGSGIPLSALSYNEINVSRGAIPRRNGERVNTIEAYITSGVLPAQVLNEVKDTIANLSIPAGYHLEIGGESAKRNEAVGNLLSNIVLVVTLLLATVVLSFNSFRLTAIILLSAFQSAGLGLLSVYVFGYPFGFTVIIGLLGLMGLAINAAIVILAELEDIPEARDGNLALIISTVSCCGRHIGSTTITTIGGFLPLIIAGGGFWPPFAIAIAGGTLLATMLSLIWVPVMYTLLMKPKGILANHSVA; this is translated from the coding sequence ATGATTAAAGCATTTTTAGAAAATGGCCGCTTAACCAGTTTATTTATCGCATTATTAATTGTTGCCGGATTAGGGGCGATTTCAAGCCTACCGCGCACCGAAGATCCACATATTACGAACCGATTTTCATCTGTTATCACTCAATATCCTGGTGCATCTGCAGAGCGGGTTGAAGCACTCGTGACCGAGGTGTTAGAGAATCAATTACGCCGTTTAGAAGATTTAAAGCTAGTCCAGTCGACTTCTCGCCCCGGGATTTCGGTTATCCAGCTAGAATTAAAAGACACAGTCACAGAGACGGATCCGGTGTGGTCACGCGCTCGCGATCTTATCGCCGACAGTAAATCATTGTTGCCAGTAGAAGCACAAAATAGTGTATTAGATGATCAACTAGGTTATGCCAATACCGCCATTTTAGGACTTGTTTGGGCTGACGATAGCCCTGTAAGAACCGATATTCTTAATCGTTATGCCAAAGAATTACAAAGCCGTCTAAGACTGCTCAATGGTACTGATTTTGTTAAACTTTATGGCGCACCACAAGAAGAGATTTTAGTTGAGCTAGATGGCAATAAAATCAGTCAATTGCATTTAACCCCCGCCAGTATTGCTGCTATTTTAAATAATGCCGACAGCAAAATTTCAGCCGGTGAAGTTAATAACAGCCAATTTAGAGCCTTAGTTGAAGTCTCTGGTGAATTAGATTCGCAGAATCGTATCCGCCAAGTGCCGTTAAAAGTAGACGACTATGGTCAAATTATTCGCTTAGGGGATGTGGCCAATATTAGCCGCCAAGCCAAGACTCCGGCATCGAGTATCGCTTTAATCGACAGTCAGCAAGGCGTATTAGTCTCTGCACGCATGCTCAACAATAATCGAGTAGATGTGTGGCAACAGCATGTAAGCAGCGCCATAGATGATTTTTCAGTTAATTTACCGACCAATATTAAGGTGCAATGGTTATTCGACCAACAAAGCTATACCAGTGACCGATTAGGTGACTTGGTGATTAATCTGCTACAAGGATTTGTGATTATTTTAGTGGTTCTGATGCTGACATTAGGACTGAGAAATGCAGTGATTGTGGCGATATCATTACCATTAACCGCATTATTTACCCTCACCTGCATGAAATATACTGGACTACCGATCCACCAAATGTCAGTAACAGGTTTAGTGGTTGCGCTGGGGATTATGGTCGATAACGCGATTGTGATTGTTGATGCCATTGCGCAACGCCGTCAACAAGGTATGAGCAAACTTGAGGCAGTTTCAAAAACCTTACACCATTTATGGCTACCACTAGCAGGGTCGACTATTACTACCATGCTAGCCTTTGCACCTATTGTATTAATGCCTGGAGCTGCGGGTGAGTTTGTGGGTGGCATTGCCATTTCGGTCATGTTCGCCTTACTTGGCTCATATATTATTTCTCATACCATTATTGCTGGCCTTGCGGGTCGATTCAGTCGTAGTGAAAAACCAACGGCTTGGTATCAACAAGGGATGGCATTCCCAAGAATTAGCCAAGCATTTACCGCCAGTTTACAGTTTGCGTTATCTCGGCCAATACTGACCGCCATCGTAATTGGAATATTACCGATAGCTGGCTTTTTTGCCGCGGGCAAAATGACTGAACAATTTTTCCCTCCGTCTGATCGCGACATGTTCCAAATTGAAGTCTACCTGGCACCTCATGTCAGTATCGATAACACTCTCGAGCAGGTCAAACTGATTGATAAAAAGCTGCAACAGATTGACGATATTATCGCAGCTACATGGGTTGTTGGCGGTAATACGCCCTCTTTCTATTACAACTTAACTCAACGGCAACAAGGGGCAACCAATTACGCCCAAGCGATGATTAAAGTGACCGATTATGCCGCCGCCAATCGGTTAATTTTACAATTACAAAAAGAGTTTGATGCCCAATTTCCACAAGCACAGATTTTAGTGCGAAAACTGGAACAAGGGCCTCCCTTTAACGCTCCGGTTGAGCTGCGAATTTATGGCCCTAATCTTGATACTCTGAAAACATTAGGTGAGCAAGTACGCGGCATTTTAGTCGCCACACCAGATGTGATTCATACTCGTGCAACCCTCAGTTCTGGCGCTCCAAAAGTGTGGTTACAGGTGAATGAAGACGCCAGCTTAATGAGCGGCCTAAGTTTGAGCGACATTGCTAATCAAATTCAAATGGCGACTACCGGGATCATTGGTGGCAGTATTTTAGAGCAAACAGAATCACTGCCAATACGGGTTCGCTTAGGCGACAACAGCCGCGAACAAGCCACTCGTTTAGCCGAGATTAATCTGGTGTCACCATCGGGGTCAGGCATTCCACTATCGGCATTATCTTATAACGAAATAAACGTAAGTCGTGGTGCAATACCGCGCAGAAATGGCGAACGCGTTAATACTATCGAAGCTTATATCACCAGTGGAGTATTACCAGCACAAGTACTCAACGAGGTTAAAGATACTATTGCTAATTTGTCTATTCCTGCGGGATATCATCTCGAAATAGGTGGTGAAAGCGCAAAGCGTAATGAAGCAGTAGGGAATTTACTGTCTAATATTGTGTTGGTTGTAACCTTACTATTAGCAACGGTAGTGCTGTCTTTCAACTCGTTTAGATTAACCGCCATCATTTTACTCAGTGCTTTTCAATCGGCCGGTTTAGGCTTGTTATCCGTGTATGTATTTGGCTATCCGTTTGGGTTTACCGTCATCATCGGTTTATTGGGGTTAATGGGTTTAGCCATTAATGCAGCCATTGTTATTTTGGCAGAACTTGAGGATATTCCCGAGGCGCGCGATGGCAATTTAGCACTCATTATTAGCACGGTGAGCTGTTGCGGGCGTCATATTGGCTCAACCACTATTACCACAATAGGTGGCTTTTTACCGCTAATTATCGCCGGTGGTGGCTTTTGGCCGCCCTTTGCTATCGCTATTGCCGGCGGTACGCTATTAGCCACCATGTTGTCACTGATTTGGGTGCCGGTAATGTATACCTTGTTGATGAAGCCGAAAGGTATACTGGCTAATCACTCAGTCGCGTAA